The genomic stretch AGCAATTGATATAATTTGTCATCAGCAATTTATTCTTTCCGTAGAAATAACTTTGAATGCTTTGGTTAATTGTTAACAATCCCTGATGTTTCTTCAGCCAGCTGAAGGTGGAGGTGAGAGAGGCCAAATGTTTGGCTGCTGAGCGCTCACACCTCCAGGCTCAGCTGGAGGAGGCTGGACGACGAGCATTACATCTGGAACAGCAGCTTGTGGAACGGGGAGCAGAGTGCAGGGAGCTGGCCTCTCTGCGCAGGGAGCTGGAAGACCTGCGGACTCTGACCCAGAACCAGGAGCAAAGGTTGGCCCGGAGCCACAGAGACGCTCAGCAGAGCCAGGGGGAACTGGTGAGCCTGGAAGCCATACTGGCCCTGCTGCATCTACGTGAGGTCCGGAGACATTGATACATGCACTATGATTGTCATGTGTTTAGGTCACATGATTTTGTCATGTCTCTCATGTTGTCATGTCTTTCACAATGTTTAACCCAAGGGATTGTTACATCATTAGTTCATTTGTTTGGTGACACAGCACCTGTAGAAAACATATAGCCATATACATCTGATCTTGTGCAAGAAATGTTGTGGGTTCTCttgtcatatttcattttttcacttcAGGATGCTGTAGGGCCACTCTGCGCCAGGCCCTGCATGTTGCCCCCAGTGGACTATTCTGGAACTGCACACCTGCTGAAGCTAAATCCTGGTATGCTAACAAACCTTTACTAcatcctgtgttttctgtttctttgaacAGAGATGAAAGATTCAAAATGTGCTTACCttaatttgtttgatttgttttctagGTGAGAGAAAGATGTTTtctaccattttttttttctgaattaaataacttttcaatttttttaagcCTTATTTAGTTAGAGACCTATTCTGCTTCCTTTTTTTTGACTTGTGTGGCCCCTTATTCAAATAGGTGAACATTTGGGACCtgccctttttaaaaaaaaaaaaaaaaaaaaaaaaaaaaaattaagattaATTGCACAGCAAAATGGCATTGGATGACAGGTATATGTGATGATATGGTGGATATGACATAAGGAATTGAAGCATTCCAGTCCTAACCTTTCTCATTGCTCCTTGCAGGAGAAGGATACCAGCAGCTGCTGCGGGTGCTGCAGTCCATGGAGGCTGGGCGGAATAAACAGAAGAGCCTGGTTGACCGACTTCAGGAGCGCCTGAGCCGAGCCCAAGAAGAGATCTCCTCCCTGCAAAGCGCCATGGCCCAGAGAGCCTCTCACTACCAGAGCCTCCACACTGAGCTGCTGGACAAAGTCAGCCAAGCcactgacacagagaaagaggtaACTTCTTATTTTTCAAAGCTTGTGCAATAATTATTGGTTCTTGTTGAGCTTAGaagtaatttttgtttttttctgtgttgcacCTCAGTTGAAGAAGAAAAGTGCACGTGTGGCTGCCCTTGAGAAACAGTTACAGGAGAAAACTTCAGCCTATAGTCAGGCTGCACTGAAGAACACTGAGCTGGAGAATCAGCTCCtggtaaaacacatacagacatgtttttgtcctgtttctctttttatccTACTGACATTACTGGGCTTCTAGTAAGTTCtggtcagtttgtgtttgaataCACCTGGACACCTAACAAAAGCAGTGGAGTTTGGTTACAGTTCAGTCTTTTCACATGGTCACGAGTGATATTTACACTTTCTAAATGTATTCTGTCAGCTAGCTTTAGCTTTCAACACAACAATACACTTCTTCCCTTATATTTGCCTTATTTATGGCATTCTTTCGCTTTAACACATTCCTATATCTAATTACAGGAGAAGACCAGCACTCTTCAGCATTACCAGTCACTGATGGCCAAAAAGCAAAGAGACTACCAGCAGTCGTTGGACAATTGTAAAAAATCACATTCTCAGCAATGCatggagcagcagcacagaataGAAATGGTGATCTACAATTTTTTCCATCCCACTTTCTCTCTGAGCGTCCACATTTCATATGTGTTCCACTGAACCAAACTTTGTTTCGTCAGCCATAAAGTCATACCTGTCAAATATGATTTAAGATCATTCGTACCTAGAGAATTTCTACTAGCAAAACCTTTTCAGAAGTAAAAGTCCTGAAAAGttaatagtgtttttttctttctcttctgcagTTGCAGTTGTCTGTTGAAGAGAGTCAGTCTCGAGTGTTGGAGATGGAGCAGGTGCTGAGTTTACTTCAGAGGGAGCGAGATGAGGCACAGAAAAAAGCTCTCCTGCTGCAGACCTTTGTGGACCAGCTCACAGAGGTAGGACTAAAATAATTTATCTTATGTGAGGCACAACAACCATTTCAGACCTAAATTCAACCAAAGATTACCCCAGTACAGTATAGGCTGAACTGTTTATATGTGagcaattttaattttgatgtaATTTCAGGAGAAGCAAGTCGTAGTGAGACACAATGAAGAGCTGCTGCAGAATTTGAAAGAGCAGGCGGCTCAGTCTGCCACAAAGGTTTGTACAAAAATCAGGTTTGCGCTCACACAAATAGCCCTCCAGATCTaactataaataaacatattccACCAAAACGAGCACTATTTACCATCCACGATATCTGTCTCTACGTGAAGGTGTGTGAGCTACAGTCGTGTCTGTCGGTGTGTAGAGAAGAACTGGACTCATACCTGCAGCAGATGGAGGAGACAAAGCAGAATTATGAGAGGGAGCTGCAGATAAACAATGAAAAGGTGCTGTGTTGTATACAGTGAGATGGCTTTGTAAACCTTGCAGTGTTGTCCCGACTATTCATTCGGTGCGGCAGCCTGCCCaccagagcagaaaaaaaaagacaacgaTGTTAAATGCTCCAGGCCAGCTTGTGGCCCCTATCAGAGTCTTATTTTGGTGGAGTTGTTACCACTTCACAGAAGTTGTGTAGTCTTCTATTGTAGTCCAAGGTTGCTTATAGTGTCCCCTGTCCTTTTGTCTTTAGGTTGTCTCTCTGCAGGAGAAGCTCCGCGGTACCAGCCTGGTTTGTCAGAGCTCCAGTGAGCAGAACCTGCAGCTACAGCTTTCTCTCCAACAGCAGCAAACCATGCTGACTGAGAGCACTGCACGCATCTCTGAACTAGAGGAGAGCCAGAGCCAGCTGCAGAAACAGGTCGGTCAGAAACAACCCAAAGCTTGGTCAAATACCATGATAGCAAGGAAACCTACACCTGAatcagcagtttttattttcttattgtattttttatccAATTATGTGACTCTGAATGACTCAGTTTGATTGTTgaattacagtatgtttttatccaaaatgtctgcatttttatatataatatattaataaatgctTTTAAACTAGACCCTAATAATATTAGTAGTTTATATatagtgatatatatatatatatatatatatgtgtatgtgtatatatgttttcagTTAATCACTTACCCAAAACTAATGGTTTCATGTTGAACCTGAAATCTTTAGGCCTTCTGAGGGCAAATTTGCAAAAACCTACTGCTACATCCTGCAAATGTCACTGAATTTGTGTTGTTGCCTGAGGGAAACAGTAATTTGAGCTTGTAATTTTAGTTCTAGCTCAGAACATTTTGGctgttgcttctgttttctgcccTAGATAAAAAAGAGAACAATGTTCTCCATTAAGTGAGCAAAACTTTATGGGATCAGTAACACGGAGCCACTTTATACATGAAGGTTTGACCTGTgtaatgaacaaaaaaaataagtggCCTTCAGGAATGGAAATAATAAGATCTTTGTTGTTTTAAGTAGCAGgtactgtaaaaagaaaatcaaatggACGTCCTGTTCATTTTCATGTCTGAGGAATATGAAAATGGATCCTGTCTGTCCGTAGGTTTCCAGtctggagcagcagctggaacGAAGCCGGGCCTCCCTACAGGATGAGGTGAGGAACAGAGAGCAGGATGCTGAGGAGAGAGACAAAACCCTGCAGGAGATGAACCAGCAGAACACCAAACTCTCACAATCTGTCGCGTAAGAtcatctgtacacacacagactttagATTCACTTTTgggaagaagacagaaaacagaaagtccCAAGTTCTGAGattataaaactgtgaatttagTTAATCCAAAAATAATCTTAATGATGTTTGTGGCTGTTGACTGAATAAAATTACATTAGTGTAACAAAATTACTCAAACACATAACATACTGACCAAACTATTTTGAATTATTCTGGTTTCATTGAATGGTAGTCTCCCAGCATACAGTGTTGCTCTCCTGTTTAAAGCTGTTTCTATGGagcgtttgtttttttttgttttttttacagagcCTATTAAGTAAATGTGCCAATAGTCTTATGATTACACCACATCCCATTTGTCTGTAGGCATATGTCTATATAAATGGGAATCTCACTTCTTGGAGAATGGGAAACAGAAGCCTGATATCAGGGAGTAACTTCAGTCTGCACAGCTTTTTAGCAGTTGCCTTTTTGTTTTCCCATTTGTTTAAAGTTATTCTACGCTCCAAAGGAATAGCATGCTTATTTGTCAAAAGACATGTTTGCTTAGCTTCATTTAGCTTCTCTGGCAGTTCTGTAGGctcttccttctctccagcTCGCTCTAAGACGACAATGGGAGCCCTGCTCACATTAAGGTGGGAGTGTGATTCATGTGTGTGGGGGCTTTACATGTTGCACGTCCCCCAACtgtgcagtgcagtgtgtgtacCCTGCTTGtgtggtgtgtttctttttcatggCAGCTGATTGTCTGAAAACGCACTTTCaggtttttttaatattaatttttctgTGAAATTGCACTGCTTAtagctgtatgtgtgttttctcattatATCTCATTGCAGCCATCTGACAACAGAGATGACAAAGTGTCAAGGGGAGCTAGTGTCAAAAGAGTCAGAGGTGCAGCGTCTGAGAAGGGACGTCTCTGTCAAAACCTCTCAGATCAGCCACATGGAGGAGAGGCTGCAACACATGAAGAGTCAACTTGACAGCAAGAGTGACATGGGTATAACTTGTAATTAATAATCTGCATAGTGCAGCAGATTTTAATgtcagttattttcatttatatttatttcttgcagagaaaaaacacattgtacCGAATTAGCTCTCAGTTCTCGTTTGTTTCATGCTTTAggtttctgtcttgtttttggTCTTACTTACTTTTGCTGCTCTTCTCACCCTCCCAGTCGCAGATCTAGAGGAGAAGCTCCATCGCTGCGAGGCCGATCAGCTCAACTGCGTCCAGCGTGTCCAGACGTTGGAGGGACAGCTGCAGGCAGTGCGGGGAGAACTGGTTGATACTCTGAAGCAACTCCATGAACTCAAGGATGTTCTGCAAAGAACGCAAACCATCGCAGATGAGCGGGAAGCTTCTGTGGAAAAACTGACTGTCCAGCTTAGGTGAGGATATGCCCTCATGTGAAATATTCTTCTGCACACAGGGACAAGTGATGAGACTTGGATGGAGAAAGCACGCATGTGCTGTTGCTGAGATAGGATCCTTTGCTGAGCCATCTACGTTTGAAACTGAACCATGTTGTTCTTAtgcttcacaaacacacagagtcaatGTGCCTCATTCCAGTGTCCCACTGaaatcctcacacacactgccCCCCACTATGATATACATTTCTCTTCATTATATTCTCTATTTTACTTGTTATCTAAGGTGGAACTTGTGCAATATGTCATGTAATATGGTTTTTCAAGTACTGTAtgtgatgtaaaaatattttgtgtaaaagtggctctgacatgtaaaaagtgtgtatttttaactCATGAACTGTGTAACACTCTGTGTGCTGCTCTTGTACACCAAGCATTCAAAGGGGTGTACAATCATGGGTCCATGAATTATTTTCTTGTGTAAAGTACTTAATCATTATGTCACTCCTGCAGTTCCTCTTTTATGTCAGGTGACATGCAAAAACATGATGTAGAAAATGCCCTTTAAAATAAAACGTACCTGTTTAATAATAGTTTTCATGGTCTAGGTTATAGTCATGAGCCTCTTTGTACACAAAAAGGCCTGAGATGAGTTCAAgtccacacacagtcacatggtAAATACTCAAAACAAAGGTCAGTCTAAAAATGTGTTGTACAGAAAGTCCTCAAATCATGCTCCTTTTATTTGGCCCTGAGAGAATCACAATTATTTCTGCCATTCAGAATACACTCTGTGTTTTTTCACCAAATTACGTTGTGTAGTAGAGAAATATCAATACAGCAATCTATTCAATAaaagtgtgtgtctctgtgtttgtggttttacaGCGAAACCCAGAGGGAACTGGAGGAGAGAACTCATGAGGTCTTAGACATGGACAATGCACTGAAGGAGAGACAGGGGGAGCTTCAGCAGAGAGCACAACTGgtacagcacagacacatgttTCATTAAATCTGCAGAAAGTCTGATGCAGCCATTTTTCTCCTCATTGTGTCTGGTTTTAActcatgttttctttccctGGTCGTCCCGTCCTCAGCTGGGACAGCTTGACGTGGCCATCAGAGAGCACAAACAGGAGATGGAGAGGAAGGTGGCGTCTCTGCAGCAGAGCCTGGAAGccaaagagagagagctgagGGACACGCAGCAGGAGCTTGAAGGCAGAAACATGAAGGTCAGGAGGAGTCACAGattaaaagggaaaaaatatGTGATGATATATTATTAAGTGCTGTTGATTGAGTACCAAGTGATATCTTTACTGCACCATAACACTGAAAATACACTTAAACTGTACGTTTAAATCAAAAATCCCAGAGGTAACAAGGTAACAACCAAAAGGATAAGATTGTATATCCTTCAGTCATTAATATGCCATTTATTCTGCTGCAAAATGGTTTATAATGATTTGTGTTGATAAAGATAGAACTCAAACATTATTTAAAGGAACTCCTGAGCTAAAAGAAGAGGCAGTGTTAATgccattgtgtttttgaattactttactgaattaaaatgtcactgaaataaccAAAAGGACTTTCATATTAGATTGTATTAGCTTTAGTTATAGCAAACCTAATAAAGTGCAATTTGAATGTATGTccttgggtgtgtgtgtggacgtgtgtgtgtggacgtgtgtgtgtggacgtgtgtgtgtgtggacgtgtgtgtgtgtggacgtgtgtgtgtgtggacgtgtgtgtgtggacgtgtgtgtgtgtggacgtgtgtgtgtggacgtgtgtgtgtgtggacgtgtgtgtgtgtggacgtgtgtgtgtggacgtgtGGGTGCTCTAGGAGTCCCAGGAGCTTGGCCAACAGCTGCATGTGTCTCAACAGAGACTTcagactgtgctgcaggactttGCAGAAACTCAACGTCACTGTGAGGCTTTGAGCAAAGAACTAGATGCCACCAAGCTGCAGACCAAAGAGAAGGTAGTGTTATTTAAACTCTCATTTTGAAATTAGTCAGTGTATATCTTGAGGTGCAATTTAAGTTACTTAATCAGGGACAGATACTGAGTTTTGTCTCAGGTATTGCatgatttacaaaacaaaatacattttagcaATTGTAGATACAAGCctcaaaaaacaaatcatatgtTATGAAATTCTATGACTTGTTTAGGGTAAATAGAAGAATCAACTTCAATGGGTATTTTCACTCTGAACATCTGCCACACTACTGCGTCACTCGTGATttctctgtggtgtgtgtggctCTCTGCAGCAGGTCCAGCTGAGTGGTATGGAGGAGGAGCTCGCTCTAAAGGAGGCACGCTGGCTGCAGTCGGAGGCCAGGCTGCAGACCATGGTGGCCTCTTTGGAGCAGGAGCTCGACCTGGAGAGGGAGCAGCACAGCAAGGAGGTACAGTAGCTACTGAGGCTCCAAAACTGGTGTCAGTGTCTTCCATCTTATGTCTTCAATTGATCTGTTGTAACAGGGACAAGTTAACGATCAGTTAAGTTTGGAAGTATTAAGACTAGACCTTAAACTTTAAACCAGATGACATCAAAAATGATGAGTGTGGAACCACAGAGCTGCTATGTAATGGCTGCAATTTGACAGTATCATCATACTGTTACCATATTGCATTTCATTGTATTGTACTCGTCCGGAAAATCAAAATCTGAATAATGTTTCGACTTGTTCAGCAGAATTCCTGCCTGTCAGcatgctgtgtctgtgtctgtctgtctttctacaTCTACATAACAAAAGTCTTGTGGGTTCTGAGTCAGGCTCTCTGCTCATTAGTGTTccctctttgtgtctttgtttaatttcttttcctctttttttttctacagacaTCAACCACagtgtaacttttttttttttcccaggaatttttcagttttcagtttctctACTTAAACTCCTCTCCCCCACATACAGCTGACAACATTTTGGATCTTGCTGATATTTTCAATGGTGCTGTTTCTTTACTTTGTCCATGTGCTACCATCATTCTATAATGGATTATATTTATGAGAGCAGTTTAATGAAATCAGTCAAACAAATATAGCTGATCCATATAacgtaaaaaataaaaaaaatctgaatttgcCTCATcagtctgttttctttccttccccAGCTGGAGTCTCTGCAGCAGACTCGAGGCCAGCTACTCAAAGTCTCTGAGCAGATCTCCTCCACCATGCGTTCCTCCCAGGAGCAGCTCTCCACTAAACTTCAGCAGTGCCAGAAAGAGCTCGATCAAGCCAGAACCAAGTGCGATCAAACCCAAGCCCAGCTGGAGCAGACCAAGACTGAGTTGGATCGCACCCGCAACCAAGTCAATCACCTCCAAACACAGTTACACCAGAGCAAGAGCCAGCTCCTTCAGAGTAAAACCCAGCTGGAGCAGAACAGTAATCTGCATGAGCAGACCAGTGCCCAGAACCATCACCTCCATGTTCAGCTGGAGCAACTCACTGTCCAGTTAAATCAAGCCAGAGCCCAGGCTGCCCAGCTCCAGGCTCAGCTAGCCGCCTCTGCAACGTCCATGGAGAATTCCACAGAGTCCCTGCTCATTAAGGTGCAGTTTTTACAAATGTGAATGTAGTGAAAGATGTGTAATGGAAATTCTTCTAAACATCTTATTTGGTTCTTCCTGCAGGAGTCCGAGGTGACCCGTCTCCAAGCTAGGATCTCTAGTCTAGAACGTGCCGCTGATCGCCGAAACCTGTACaatcacacactctctctccctgctctaCACAGATCCACTCACTCCCCAGACCACTCTTCTTCTGCcccctcttctccttcctccccTGCAAAGATTCAAACAACTGTCTCTTCCACCGCACACACCCACTCAGCTCGCCTCCACACTCCAACACACAAAAAGATTTGCTCATCCCCCCCTGGTCACACATATCTGCAGCCCACCTCAGCTCCACACCTGCCTGAGAGCCACCAAACTCATGATTggctgcagaacagcagcactgactcCTCCCTGGGCCTTCCTCTGAGCCTGAAGGCCACACTGAGGGAGGCTTTGAGCAAGCCGTCATGGGACACATCCCCCTGCTCTATGTCCCCTTTCCCGGACACAGTGGACCACAGCTGGCAGGGTCTCAGGACTGTGGACACCACAGCGACCTCCGACCTTTCCTTTAACCCCCTTACATACATGGTGGACAAACACGATGGCAAAAACCCAGACATGGAGGCTACCTCGATGCAGGATGGAGGCACTGAGTGGACGAGTGAGTCGAGGAGGGAGTCAGTGTGCACTCTGGTGGGAGAGCAGGAGGAAGTAGATGTGAGTTCACTGACAGGGATGCTGAGGTTTGTTAATCAGACGTTGGCCATGCAGGAGGACCCTTCTTTGTGGAgctccacaggtatgtcaaaGACCTGAAACTTCCTCTCACTTCAGGTAACATTGGCTCCAGCTTCCCCCTGAGGCCCTTCATAGAAATGAGCAgtacagatgatgatgatgaataatTAGCACATCGCAAAATAGTAATTGCTCCAATAATCACAAGTCATAgtataaatgtgtttacagtcaTCTAAACTGATATGTGATACATCTGCTGCCTTTCAGATGTGTGTTATTTTTCCTTGCTCATTATACTGGTTCAGCCTCTACATGTTGTTTTAATCTGTACATGTTTAATAGTGAAagtaaacaaattaataaaaatgcaaataaagtaCCATTGACAGGAAATGATTTTATGTAAGACTGCATCACCTAATAAGCAGCactgagaaaatatgttttctgagCCTTTTATTATGGAAATCAATTTAATGATGAGAAAGCTCCATTGCTGGGTCACTGATACATGTTTGGTTCTGTTTTAGATGGATGACAAGGAGAGCTAAGGAAGACGCTGTGCACATTGTCATCGTGATGTGAGCCTCTCATTAAGTCCGTCCTCCTCAGATACGTTAACAAGCTGCAATattgtctgaaaataaaaatggccAGTCCAGTTGAGATGACCTTTACATTTCCAGCCTGTTAATGATCCACTGAGATTTAGTTTCATTCAGgtgtagcatttgtatttctCGTTTAATCTTCTGCTAAcagatatttatgtattttttacaacatttttaataagttaagcaaataaaaatgtttttaagtaaATATAAGTGCAGGTTTATTGCTATGTTTCATACTTGTTCTGTTTTCGTACTTCATACTGGTTGTGAAGCCCTGTTTGGATGTTCCCATGCTGTTAGTGCCTTTGGGGTCATGTTACCAGAAAATCTGGCAGCTTCCTGTCCAGGAGAGGATTTTCTTTGGCTCCGGTTCATGGAGGAGGTCACGCTGAATCTAACAGACACAGGCTGTTTAAATTGGATGTGGCACATTCCCATGTGCTTCCATAATAAGAACATAAGAAATATTTGTGGGTGGAATGAGGACAGGTTTTATCCCTTCAGGCTGTTTTTAGTCCCATATTAACTgctaataacacacacaggtagactgtatctgtatctgGCTCCAGAGTTAGAGACTCAGGCTGAAGTTACAGTCAGTGGCATTTCTCTTGGGCAACTTGGAGCTTAGTCAAAAGCAAGAATATCCCATGCTGGTTTTTGCTCTTGATCCTAGTCCAGGTCATTTAAAGCAGTAATTTTGCATATTTGGAAATATGCTTGTTTACTTTGTAGCTTGGACAGTGAAAATATTGATGCCACTCTTCATGTCTGTCCTTTAAATATGaagaattgtgttttgttttaaaggtaatGGCCAGCGTTCCCTCCCTCATGCCTGGACTGGGGGTCTCATctggttgcattctgcaatctcaccactagatgcacCTTTAAAGTAGTTTACTGCTGCCTGGCACCCTCGCAGTAGTTCATCCAACCCTtggcaagaaagaaaataggCAGATTTCCCAAAacttttttatcatgtttttgtttatatattagtttttccttctttctgccAGGAGGACTGGTGGGGGCTTTTATGCTCTGTGCTCTCAAGATTATGGCCTATGACATTACTTAGATTAGacataataacaaaatgattATAATAATGGTTCCTTGTATCACTCTCCAGAGCAGCTCTGAGGTTTAATCACGTGTTACAGGCTTGTTAAATGCTGCAAATGATACAGTGGTTGGTTTCCTGCCAACATACAAGGCTGCCctttaatgtttacatttcctACACACTGGTCTCTGTGGTTgttagaggtgtgtgtgtgtgtgttttgctactggagacaaagacagcaaTCATATCTGTCAGCAAACCAAAGTGCCTGTCCTGAGCGCCCATGTAGTGGGGGTGGGAGGTCTAAAAAGGAGGTTTTCATGAGTCTGACAGATCATTTCATGctcctctgttttattttttaggccATTTCATGTCGATCTGTTGTACTTTTAAAACtatgt from Mastacembelus armatus chromosome 17, fMasArm1.2, whole genome shotgun sequence encodes the following:
- the ccdc18 gene encoding coiled-coil domain-containing protein 18 isoform X2; the encoded protein is MAERRAVAGSLSPPSSNSMSASVKGRSIEMESISLRKKAGCVRQENACLTTQDEQLMSDLDALRYELSSSKSQVHLTGPRVGVKNHVAVMSEQIRELELELGAQAKELRAAELRAQCSQEAVAHSDIMVATLTEKLGVLREELDNRTALGKRAEQQRNQALQNAEKLKEAFKDYKATVSIKLQKVLESESKLKESLIECDREKEELEIKCTVLEKEKAEQSQTVSQLKVEVREAKCLAAERSHLQAQLEEAGRRALHLEQQLVERGAECRELASLRRELEDLRTLTQNQEQRLARSHRDAQQSQGELVSLEAILALLHLREDAVGPLCARPCMLPPVDYSGTAHLLKLNPGEGYQQLLRVLQSMEAGRNKQKSLVDRLQERLSRAQEEISSLQSAMAQRASHYQSLHTELLDKVSQATDTEKELKKKSARVAALEKQLQEKTSAYSQAALKNTELENQLLEKTSTLQHYQSLMAKKQRDYQQSLDNCKKSHSQQCMEQQHRIEMLQLSVEESQSRVLEMEQVLSLLQRERDEAQKKALLLQTFVDQLTEEKQVVVRHNEELLQNLKEQAAQSATKVCELQSCLSVCREELDSYLQQMEETKQNYERELQINNEKVVSLQEKLRGTSLVCQSSSEQNLQLQLSLQQQQTMLTESTARISELEESQSQLQKQVSSLEQQLERSRASLQDEVRNREQDAEERDKTLQEMNQQNTKLSQSVAHLTTEMTKCQGELVSKESEVQRLRRDVSVKTSQISHMEERLQHMKSQLDSKSDMVADLEEKLHRCEADQLNCVQRVQTLEGQLQAVRGELVDTLKQLHELKDVLQRTQTIADEREASVEKLTVQLSETQRELEERTHEVLDMDNALKERQGELQQRAQLLGQLDVAIREHKQEMERKVASLQQSLEAKERELRDTQQELEGRNMKESQELGQQLHVSQQRLQTVLQDFAETQRHCEALSKELDATKLQTKEKQVQLSGMEEELALKEARWLQSEARLQTMVASLEQELDLEREQHSKELESLQQTRGQLLKVSEQISSTMRSSQEQLSTKLQQCQKELDQARTKCDQTQAQLEQTKTELDRTRNQVNHLQTQLHQSKSQLLQSKTQLEQNSNLHEQTSAQNHHLHVQLEQLTVQLNQARAQAAQLQAQLAASATSMENSTESLLIKESEVTRLQARISSLERAADRRNLYNHTLSLPALHRSTHSPDHSSSAPSSPSSPAKIQTTVSSTAHTHSARLHTPTHKKICSSPPGHTYLQPTSAPHLPESHQTHDWLQNSSTDSSLGLPLSLKATLREALSKPSWDTSPCSMSPFPDTVDHSWQGLRTVDTTATSDLSFNPLTYMVDKHDGKNPDMEATSMQDGGTEWTSESRRESVCTLVGEQEEVDVSSLTGMLRFVNQTLAMQEDPSLWSSTDG